The following coding sequences are from one Neodiprion lecontei isolate iyNeoLeco1 chromosome 7, iyNeoLeco1.1, whole genome shotgun sequence window:
- the LOC124295400 gene encoding uncharacterized protein LOC124295400 yields MSSSDSLSSKYAVARMAEVMSSCNEMLYMVQKEVYDASREIEAMKKFPAVCRTSSTCFGRGEKIAFQRTPMSRSTSLPTPPDAKCVRDPVLRQLYEKLIEVEGVGRHQWLNAFMYVSSYMRVPRLLARSEFDQPKKFVQRQTLLFDGPYPGIKNDLIVTEKGASDSRINGKLPGHVIDASRPSISVRNVELEKTSLSPKSTPRFACDCLGLGNSSPSFSSEIRKRRLLVNKKLERGFQKRLDYCLV; encoded by the exons ATGAGTTCTTCCGACAGTTTGAGTTCTAAATATGCGGTGGCCAGGATGGCCGAGGTCATGTCATCCTGTAACGAAATGTTGTACATGGTCCAGAAGGAGGTTTACGACGCTTCCCGCGAGATCGAAGCCATGAAGAAATTTCCAGCCGTCTGTAGAACTTCAAGCACCTGTTTCGGCCGTGGTGAAAAAATCGCGTTTCAACGAACGCCCATGAGTAGAAGCACGAGTTTGCCAACGCCACCCGATGCCAAATGCGTCCGAGACCCGGTGTTGAGGCAGCTTTACGAGAAGTTGATTGAAGTCGAGGGTGTCGGACGA CACCAGTGGCTAAACGCGTTTATGTACGTAAGCAGCTACATGCGAGTCCCTCGTCTTTTGGCCAGAAGTGAATTTGACCAGcctaaaaaatttgttcaacgaCAGACGCTTCTTTTCGACGGTCCCTATCCTGGGATTAAAAACGATTTGATCGTCACCGAGAAAGGAGCTTCTGACAGCAGAATTAATGGAAAG CTTCCAGGCCACGTTATCGATGCTAGTCGTCCTTCGATTTCCGTGAGAAACGTAGAACTCGAAAAGACTTCATTATCGCCAAAATCTACTCCAAGATTCGCTTGCGATTGTCTCGGACTCG GTAATTCTTCGCCAAGTTTTTCATCGGAAATCAGGAAGAGACGACTTTTAGTTAACAAGAAACTTGAACGAGGCTTTCAAAAGCGGCTCGATTATTGCTTGGTATAA
- the LOC107219066 gene encoding arylphorin subunit alpha translates to MSGYIVILLWSVLSLGMADHVPVHLADEHFVTKQKSVYDLLQHLDCVDVGNPGLYREGASWDVRGNLKAYDSEVIVNDFLDKYERGMLPRGRVFSVFYPVILDEAIALFRLFRSAVDFKTFYKTAAWARIHVNEGQFVYAFSVAVIHRPDTKYVKLPAPYEINPDLFFNTEIIRQAQLRKLNCLPGSAGSHVILANRSLWYAGNHDDREHEIDYFVEDVGLNAYYQILNLEFPFWMSSEEFNLPKGYRGELYYHNLKLILTRYNLERISNNLDKIEYIDWNKPIETGYHPSMTYHNGLHFPRRDHNSMVPRNKYKKLQDMQNLESRILEAIDSGFVLNADGKSESIYTSDGFDILGNIIEGNVDSLNKQLYGSINSLARNILGFSPDPLSNHQILPSALEHFSTSLRDPGFYRICNRIVEFFNRYKSNLEPYTAEELGQSAGLKIESVVIDKLETYFDHYDSVIESSDDFSFTVKARQRRLNHKPFSYAIRVHSEMDTEAMVRIFLGPKYDALHNELAITENYENFYEFDAWKIKLEPGWNDIKRTSNNALFVVPDDEGIEVFYRKLKAAAEEKAPLTYSEHVYGFPDRLLLPKGKKEGLRLQVFVHVVPCSKDHIQEIDSPIWGKAYTDGHPMGFPLDRPIQANNFTLPNMRFEEVVIFHREAAEINATV, encoded by the exons ATGTCTGGTTATATTGTGATCCTGTTGTGGTCGGTCCTCTCGTTAGGAATGGCCGATCACGTCCCAGTCCACCTGGCAGATGAGCATTTTGTGACAAAGCAAAAAAGCGTCTACGATCTTCTGCAGCATTTGGATTGTGTGGATGTTGGGAACCCTGGATTGTACAGAGAAGGAGCTTCATGGGACGTCAGAGGAAACCTCAAAGCGTACGATAGCGAG GTCATCGTCAATGACTTCCTCGATAAATACGAGCGTGGAATGTTGCCTCGTGGTCGGGTATTCTCCGTCTTCTATCCGGTCATTCTGGACGAAGCCATAGCCCTTTTTCGGCTCTTCCGATCCGCCGTGGACTTCAAAACATTCTACAAAACTGCAGCCTGGGCTCGCATCCACGTAAACGAAGGGCAGTTTGTCTACGCCTTCAGTGTTGCAGTCATTCATCGACCGGACACCAAATACGTGAAGCTACCAGCTCCCTACGAGATAAATCCGGACTTGTTCTTCAACACCGAAATCATCCGCCAAGCTCAGCTTCGAAAATTGAACTGTTTGCCTG GCTCTGCAGGATCTCACGTAATCCTTGCGAATCGCAGTCTGTGGTACGCAGGAAATCACGATGACCGTGAGCACGAAATTGACTATTTTGTAGAGGACGTGGGACTGAACGCTTATTACCAAATCCTGAATCTCGAATTCCCGTTCTGGATGTCAAGCGAGGAGTTCAATCTGCCGAAGGGCTACCGCGGCGAGCTTTACTACCACAATTTGAAGCTGATACTGACGCGTTACAACCTGGAGCGAATCAGTAACAACTTGGACAAAATTGAATACATCGATTGGAACAAACCGATTGAAACGGGTTACCATCCATCCATGACTTATCACAACGGATTGCACTTTCCACGACGCGATCACAACTCCATGGTGCCGCGAAACAAATACAAGAAGCTTCAA GACATGCAGAACCTGGAATCCCGCATACTGGAGGCCATTGATTCAGGGTTCGTTCTTAACGCGGATGGGAAATCAGAGAGCATCTACACTTCGGACGGCTTCGACATCCTCGGCAATATAATTGAGGGTAACGTCGATTCGCTGAACAAACAGCTGTACGGTTCGATCAACTCCCTCGCCAGAAACATACTCGGTTTCAGTCCCGATCCTTTGAGCAATCACCAGATACTCCCCAGCGCTCTGGAACACTTCAGCACCAGCTTAAGAGACCCCGGATTTTATCGCATCTGCAACAGAATcgtcgaatttttcaacag ATACAAGAGCAACTTGGAGCCTTACACGGCTGAGGAATTGGGTCAATCAGCcggtttgaaaatcgaatctgTTGTCATCGACAAGCTAGAAACTTACTTCGACCACTATGATTCGGTCATTGAGAGTTCCGACGACTTTTCCTTTACCGTCAAGGCTCGCCAGCGACGTTTGAACCACAAACCATTCAGCTACGCGATCAGAGTTCATTCTGAAATGGACACGGAAGCCATGGTGAGGATTTTCCTCGGACCGAAGTACGACGCGTTGCACAACGAACTTGCCATAACCGAGAATTATGAAAACTTCTACGAGTTCGATGCGTGGAAGATTAAAC TTGAACCCGGGTGGAATGATATCAAGCGCACCAGCAACAATGCCCTTTTCGTGGTTCCCGATGACGAGGGTATCGAAGTTTTTTACCGCAAGTTGAAAGCGGCGGCGGAGGAAAAAGCGCCTCTCACCTACTCGGAACATGTTTACGGATTTCCGGATCGGCTTCTCCTCCCTAAGGGAAAGAAGGAGGGACTCCGGCTACAAGTTTTCGTCCACGTTGTTCCCTGCAGCAAGGATCACATCCAGGAAATCGATTCTCCGATATGGGGGAAGGCCTACACCGATGGTCATCCGATGGGATTCCCTCTGGACAGACCGATCCAGGCTAACAATTTCACTCTGCCCAATATGCGCTTCGAAGAGGTTGTCATTTTCCACAGGGAAGCTGCGGAAATAAACGCCACTGTGTAA
- the LOC107219084 gene encoding arylphorin subunit alpha, with protein MIRQVAILAVAAFCLAASDPVHVKAPNNELALRLTYDLVWRTQRTGKLSKEVQDNVDPNFSIPDYLPTWPDKEALADFWARYQYGMLPPGAIFSIYHADQLEEAVSIFKVMHTAANPWLFFQFSVWAFKNVNREYWTYALNMAIMYRDDFKSMAMPSPHTIFPNYFFNTDVLHQLHTFRMDYQYEAIEGGENVHEVVVPGNYTNWYITGSMNPESNLTYYLEDPDLNNFYAYLHVESPFWMSSTMYNQLSHEFRGSVYFWVHHMLINRYRMERLSHRIPMMETVDWKQPIAMGYYPQMTYSNGLHFPRRDEWTKVPMFKHHHVQHLEKYESRVMEVAESGIVVERDGNLKHLNDAEGLNIFGNIVEGNNDSWNSFYYGSVDHLSRHILGFCLEPENKYQILPSALEHASTSMRDPGFYRIYDKIDDYYRTFMKRLGPYTKNELASPGITVTEASVSKLVTYFEYTNVFVTGVNRTADNKWVSFYVRQRRLNHHPFDINIKVHTDEATKASIRIFLGPKYDQYGRNMTDTSKYFYQVDYWVTDLKSGDNEIIRKSTEFTLSVVDHKNDEHFYKTVNKVVHGVDPVPKNPITTGFPNRLILPRGLPEGMKFQIFVDVRKFDETKAKTLKSRFFTKGITIDKPFGFPLDRPMKEYTFGLPNMHLFDAVIYYYADESKLNLTA; from the exons ATGATTCGGCAGGTGGCAATTCTTGCCGTCGCGGCATTCTGCCTTGCGGCGTCTGATCCCGTCCATGTGAAGGCTCCCAACAACGAATTGGCCTTAAGGCTGACCTACGATTTAGTATGGAGAACTCAACGGACGGGCAAGTTATCCAAAGAAGTTCAGGACAACGTGGATCCCAACTTCAGCATCCCGGATTACCTGCCGACCTGGCCGGACAAG GAAGCGCTCGCGGACTTCTGGGCCCGATACCAGTACGGAATGCTTCCACCTGGTGCAATTTTCTCCATCTACCACGCTGACCAGCTTGAAGAAGCTGTGTCGATCTTCAAGGTCATGCACACCGCAGCAAACCCCTGGCTCTTCTTCCAATTCAGTGTTTGGGCGTTCAAAAACGTCAACCGTGAATACTGGACGTACGCTTTAAACATGGCCATCATGTACCGAGACGACTTTAAGTCAATGGCTATGCCCAGTCCCCACACCATTTTCCCTAACTACTTCTTCAACACCGACGTCTTGCACCAATTACACACCTTCAGAATGGACTACCAGTACGAAG CTATCGAAGGAGGAGAGAACGTCCACGAAGTAGTCGTGCCGGGCAACTACACCAACTGGTACATCACGGGATCAATGAATCCCGAATCGAACCTCACGTACTACCTTGAGGACCCAGATCTCAACAACTTCTACGCCTACCTACACGTCGAATCTCCGTTCTGGATGTCGAGCACAATGTACAACCAGTTGTCACATGAATTCAGAGGATCGGTTTACTTCTGGGTTCACCACATGTTGATTAACCGTTACCGCATGGAGCGCCTGTCCCACAGAATTCCGATGATGGAAACTGTCGATTGGAAACAACCGATCGCCATGGGATATTATCCACAGATGACTTACTCAAACGGCCTTCACTTCCCGCGTCGCGACGAATGGACCAAAGTCCCAATGTTTAAACATCACCACGTTCAG caTCTAGAAAAGTACGAAAGTCGCGTAATGGAGGTCGCAGAGTCTGGAATCGTTGTGGAAAGAGATGGAAACCTCAAGCACCTGAACGACGCAGAGGGCCTTAACATATTTGGTAACATCGTAGAAGGCAACAATGACTCCTGGAATTCATTCTACTACGGATCGGTGGACCACCTCAGCAGACACATTCTTGGATTCTGTCTTGAACCTGAGAACAAATACCAGATCCTTCCCAGTGCCCTTGAGCACGCTTCCACTAGCATGAGGGACCCAGGCTTCTACAGAATATACGATAAAATCGACGACTACTACAGGAC GTTCATGAAACGCCTCGGGCCCTACACGAAGAATGAGCTGGCTTCACCTGGAATCACGGTCACCGAAGCTTCCGTTAGCAAACTTGTAACTTACTTTGAATATACCAACGTCTTTGTGACGGGTGTGAACAGAACCGCCGACAACAAATGGGTGTCATTCTACGTTCGTCAGCGCCGTTTGAACCACCATCCATTCGATATCAATATCAAGGTTCACACCGATGAAGCAACCAAGGCCAGCATTCGCATTTTCCTCGGACCCAAATACGACCAGTATGGCAGAAACATGACCGACACATCCAAGTACTTCTACCAAGTTGATTACTGGGTCACAGATC TCAAGAGTGGCGATAACGAGATCATCCGCAAGAGCACGGAGTTCACCTTGTCCGTCGTTGACCACAAGAACGACGAGCACTTCTACAAGACCGTTAATAAAGTCGTTCACGGAGTGGACCCAGTGCCGAAGAACCCCATCACAACTGGATTCCCGAACCGCCTGATTCTGCCCAGGGGTCTACCAGAAGGAATGAAATTCCAGATCTTCGTGGACGTCAGAAAGTTCGACGAGACCAAGGCGAAAACGCTTAAGAGTCGGTTCTTCACCAAGGGCATAACCATAGACAAGCCCTTCGGATTCCCTCTGGACAGACCGATGAAGGAATACACCTTCGGCCTGCCCAACATGCACCTGTTCGACGCCGTCATTTACTACTATGCGGATGAGTCAAAGTTGAACCTGACTGCTTAA